A single window of Syntrophotalea acetylenica DNA harbors:
- the rlmKL gene encoding bifunctional 23S rRNA (guanine(2069)-N(7))-methyltransferase RlmK/23S rRNA (guanine(2445)-N(2))-methyltransferase RlmL yields MELSLRFFVTAPKGIESLLADELRVLGALDVSETRAGVSFQGTLETAYRVCLWSRLASRVLMPLAEFPAADADALYAATREIPWEEHLRPGGTLAVDASVRRSQIHHSRFAALRVKDAVVDRFRDRFDQRPSVDLERPAIRINLHIDRDQATLSLDLSGDSLHRRGYRAEGVLAPLKENLAAAVLLRAGWPQLAARGGALVDPLCGSGTLVIEAALMAGDCAPGLTRPYWGFSGWLQHRAGLWEGLLDEARQRREAGLQRLPVMVGYDRERQAIRASLENADKAGLRQHLHFERCELSDFQAVPGTSDCPGLLVSNPPYGERLGEVKELRSLYELLGQKLREYFGGWQASILTGNPDLAKHIGVRAQKLYTLYNGALECRLLNFDIAEERFFGADAPQAPLSEGARMFANRLRKNYKQLKRWLQKEDVTCFRLYDADMPEYAVAVDVYEDRVHVQEYQAPPSIDSRQAERRLREAMRVLPEVLEVQPEAISLKVRRKQKGSSQYQRFDRTGERFEVREGNCWFLVNLTDYLDTGLFLDHRPTRFMLQAMAEGKRFLNLFAYTGTATVHAVKGGAATSVTVDMSRTYLEWAQANLRLNQLAGPQHRFIVADVLQYLEREKEHYDLIFLDPPTFSTSKSMETTLDIQRDHVSLIRLAANLLSPDGVLIFSNNFRKFRMDFASLPELEIEDITAATIPRDFARNPRIHNCWRITRR; encoded by the coding sequence ATGGAATTATCGCTACGATTTTTTGTCACGGCGCCCAAGGGCATCGAATCCCTGCTTGCTGATGAACTGCGGGTGTTAGGTGCCCTCGACGTCTCGGAAACCCGGGCCGGCGTCTCTTTTCAGGGAACGTTGGAGACGGCCTACCGTGTTTGCCTGTGGTCGCGGCTGGCCAGTCGTGTACTGATGCCTCTGGCCGAATTCCCGGCTGCCGATGCCGATGCGTTGTACGCCGCCACCAGGGAAATTCCCTGGGAAGAACATCTGCGCCCCGGCGGTACGCTGGCCGTCGATGCGTCGGTACGGCGTTCGCAGATCCACCATTCACGGTTTGCCGCCTTGCGTGTCAAGGATGCGGTGGTGGACCGTTTCCGCGATCGCTTCGATCAGCGACCCTCGGTGGATCTCGAACGTCCTGCTATCCGCATCAATCTGCACATCGACCGCGATCAGGCGACTCTGAGCCTCGACCTGTCCGGCGACAGCCTGCACCGGCGCGGCTACCGGGCCGAAGGGGTGCTGGCGCCGCTCAAGGAGAACCTCGCCGCCGCGGTTCTGCTGCGGGCCGGATGGCCGCAGCTGGCGGCCCGGGGCGGCGCCCTGGTCGATCCTTTGTGTGGGTCCGGCACGCTGGTGATCGAGGCCGCGCTGATGGCTGGCGATTGCGCGCCCGGCCTGACCCGTCCCTATTGGGGATTTTCCGGCTGGCTGCAGCATCGCGCCGGTCTCTGGGAAGGGCTGCTGGACGAGGCTCGGCAGCGCCGCGAAGCAGGCTTGCAACGCTTGCCGGTCATGGTTGGCTACGATCGGGAGCGACAGGCGATTCGCGCCTCGCTGGAGAATGCCGACAAGGCCGGACTGCGGCAACATCTGCACTTTGAACGTTGCGAACTGAGTGATTTTCAGGCCGTTCCCGGGACCTCGGACTGCCCAGGCCTGCTGGTCTCCAATCCTCCCTACGGCGAGCGTCTCGGCGAGGTCAAAGAATTGCGTTCCCTTTATGAATTGCTGGGGCAAAAACTGCGCGAATATTTCGGCGGCTGGCAGGCCTCCATCCTTACTGGCAATCCCGATCTGGCCAAACATATCGGCGTTCGTGCCCAGAAGCTCTACACGCTTTACAATGGTGCCCTGGAATGCCGATTGCTCAATTTTGACATTGCCGAAGAACGCTTCTTTGGTGCCGATGCACCGCAGGCCCCGCTCAGCGAAGGGGCCCGGATGTTCGCCAATCGTCTGCGCAAGAACTACAAGCAGCTCAAGCGCTGGCTGCAAAAGGAGGATGTCACCTGTTTCCGGCTCTATGATGCCGACATGCCCGAATACGCCGTCGCCGTCGATGTGTATGAAGACCGCGTGCATGTGCAGGAATACCAGGCGCCGCCTTCCATCGATAGCCGCCAGGCAGAGCGACGCTTGCGCGAGGCGATGCGGGTGTTGCCGGAGGTACTGGAAGTCCAACCTGAAGCCATTTCCCTCAAGGTACGCCGCAAACAGAAAGGCTCCAGCCAATATCAGAGGTTCGACCGGACCGGCGAGCGTTTCGAAGTGCGGGAAGGCAACTGCTGGTTTCTGGTCAATCTGACCGACTATCTCGATACCGGCCTGTTTCTCGATCACCGTCCGACGCGTTTCATGCTGCAGGCCATGGCCGAGGGCAAGCGCTTCCTCAACCTGTTCGCCTATACCGGCACCGCCACCGTGCACGCCGTCAAAGGCGGTGCGGCCACAAGCGTTACCGTTGATATGTCCCGTACCTACCTCGAGTGGGCCCAGGCTAATCTGCGGCTCAATCAACTGGCCGGCCCGCAGCACCGTTTCATCGTCGCCGATGTGTTGCAATACCTGGAGCGGGAGAAGGAACACTACGATCTGATTTTCCTCGATCCGCCGACTTTCTCCACCTCCAAGTCGATGGAAACGACTCTCGATATCCAGCGCGATCACGTGTCCCTTATCCGCCTCGCCGCCAATCTGCTGAGCCCCGATGGAGTGCTGATCTTTTCCAACAACTTCCGTAAATTCCGCATGGATTTCGCGTCGCTGCCGGAACTGGAAATCGAAGACATTACCGCCGCTACCATCCCAAGGGATTTCGCCCGCAATCCGAGAATTCACAATTGCTGGCGGATTACGCGGCGTTAG
- the selB gene encoding selenocysteine-specific translation elongation factor, producing the protein MKHLILGTAGHIDHGKTSLVKALTGIDTDRLKEEKARGITIELGFAHLELPDGVQFGIVDVPGHERFVRAMVAGVGGMDLVMLVIAADEGVMPQTREHLEICQLLGVRQGLVALAKCDMVDEEWLHLVMEEVRDYLAGSFLEQAPIIPVSSKTGAGLDELKATLGQLAAEIEEKPTDGPFRLPVDRVFTVAGFGTVVTGTLLSGEIATGDEVEILPSGLTSRVRSVQTHGKKSERGSAGQRLAVNLQGADYGDMSRGDVVVPRGVFRATRTVDARIDYLSSAPRDLKHRATLRLHSATYEVPAQIILLDRDTLAPGDSAFVQLRLRNPVLLLPGDLFIVRSYSPQITVGGGVVIDPAPPRRRRRSAQALELLDALSEGADADKLLLLVRESLLSGLSLEDLVIRSGLPAPRAEAALAALLSQGEIVQALRKPRIFLAKEAFERLKCLLLAGLEDYVKDNPHKEGIGKEELKACIPKRSDIRFFPLVLHALEKDGTAQVDRDLVKKPGHKAFAVADRGELLSRLEAALAAGGTEPPTIKELCETVSGSEKSVLDYLNLLVREGRVAKVKADLFYDPETLRQLQDKLVGFLRENDGITPPQFRELTGLSRKYMIPLLEYFDQEKITIRVGDKRVLRKR; encoded by the coding sequence ATGAAACACCTTATTCTTGGTACCGCCGGGCATATAGACCATGGCAAAACATCGCTGGTCAAGGCCCTGACGGGCATCGATACGGACCGTCTCAAGGAAGAGAAGGCAAGGGGCATCACCATCGAACTCGGTTTCGCGCATCTGGAATTGCCGGACGGCGTGCAGTTCGGGATTGTGGACGTTCCTGGCCATGAGCGATTTGTGCGGGCCATGGTGGCTGGTGTTGGCGGCATGGACCTGGTCATGCTGGTGATTGCCGCCGATGAAGGCGTTATGCCCCAGACTCGCGAACACCTGGAGATCTGCCAGTTGCTCGGGGTCAGGCAAGGTCTGGTGGCCCTTGCCAAGTGCGACATGGTGGATGAGGAATGGCTGCATCTGGTGATGGAAGAGGTGCGCGATTATCTGGCGGGAAGTTTCCTGGAACAGGCACCGATCATCCCGGTTTCGTCAAAAACCGGCGCCGGCCTGGATGAGCTCAAGGCCACCCTGGGGCAGCTTGCCGCCGAAATAGAGGAAAAGCCCACCGACGGCCCTTTCAGGCTGCCGGTTGACCGAGTTTTTACCGTTGCGGGATTTGGCACCGTCGTTACCGGCACCCTGCTTTCCGGGGAAATCGCCACTGGCGATGAGGTGGAAATTCTACCTTCCGGCCTGACCTCGCGGGTGCGCAGCGTGCAGACCCACGGCAAAAAATCGGAACGCGGTTCGGCGGGACAGCGGCTGGCGGTCAATCTGCAGGGTGCCGATTATGGCGATATGTCCCGGGGCGACGTGGTTGTGCCGCGTGGGGTGTTTCGCGCGACCCGTACCGTGGACGCCCGCATCGATTATCTGTCTTCGGCCCCACGGGATCTGAAGCATCGCGCAACGCTGCGCCTGCATTCGGCCACTTACGAAGTACCGGCGCAGATCATTCTGCTGGATCGGGATACCCTGGCACCAGGGGACTCCGCCTTTGTTCAGCTGCGCCTCAGAAACCCGGTTCTGCTTCTGCCCGGGGATCTGTTCATTGTGCGCAGCTATTCACCGCAGATTACCGTTGGCGGCGGTGTGGTGATCGATCCTGCGCCGCCGCGGCGCAGGCGTCGTTCCGCGCAGGCCCTCGAACTTCTCGATGCGCTCAGTGAAGGGGCGGATGCGGACAAACTCCTGCTTCTGGTTCGGGAGAGCCTGCTGTCCGGCCTGAGTTTGGAGGATCTTGTCATTCGCAGCGGCCTTCCGGCGCCACGAGCCGAGGCCGCCCTCGCGGCACTGCTTTCCCAGGGTGAAATTGTGCAGGCACTGCGAAAGCCTCGGATTTTCCTGGCAAAAGAAGCATTTGAACGTCTCAAGTGCCTGCTGCTTGCAGGGTTGGAAGACTACGTGAAGGACAATCCCCACAAGGAGGGGATCGGAAAAGAAGAGTTGAAGGCGTGCATTCCGAAACGCAGCGATATCCGCTTCTTCCCGCTGGTCCTGCATGCCTTGGAGAAGGACGGCACCGCACAGGTTGACCGGGATCTGGTAAAAAAGCCGGGCCATAAGGCTTTTGCCGTTGCCGACCGGGGCGAGCTTCTGTCCAGGCTGGAAGCCGCTCTGGCAGCCGGCGGGACCGAACCGCCCACCATCAAGGAATTGTGCGAGACAGTGAGCGGCAGTGAGAAAAGCGTCCTGGATTATCTGAATCTGCTGGTCCGCGAGGGACGGGTGGCAAAGGTCAAGGCCGATCTTTTCTACGATCCCGAAACCCTTCGGCAGCTGCAGGACAAGCTGGTTGGCTTCCTGCGGGAAAATGACGGCATAACCCCTCCGCAGTTCAGGGAACTGACCGGCTTGTCCCGCAAATACATGATCCCTCTTCTGGAGTATTTCGACCAGGAAAAGATCACCATCCGGGTTGGCGACAAGAGGGTGCTGAGAAAGCGATAG
- a CDS encoding TPM domain-containing protein, which yields MRGFLFCVMLGLALLLAACGDRYIDDRAGLMSADEELRLRTFQKKLLQELDIELQVVVLDDACGDLDSLSAQLVEQHGIGKRTRGTRGVLLLVDPVGRQVRMEIGYDLEGIFPDAFIGYIEQRQMAPFFEAGRLGAGIEATAELVVGKALGAIDEAGYDPSAAAGGLAHLSGGGGARSAVDIGIGVVDKPLLEDASAFGAQSSPEQALEAYLEVLRGHIKDPGLGLYSPETQDFFRQWLVTDAQQDNERRKLESHIGQGKVFQHDGRAVIRFPLAETGAAPYFLVWGDGGWMLDFASMHKLIGFNHRNQWHLRSLDHNYMFGFVDWRFDRHGFPCAKP from the coding sequence ATGAGGGGCTTTTTGTTTTGTGTGATGCTGGGTCTGGCGCTGCTGTTGGCTGCCTGCGGGGATCGATACATCGACGACCGCGCCGGCTTGATGAGCGCCGATGAAGAGTTGCGGTTGCGGACTTTTCAGAAAAAACTGCTGCAGGAACTCGACATCGAACTGCAGGTCGTGGTGCTGGATGACGCCTGCGGCGATCTGGACTCGCTGTCGGCACAGCTTGTCGAACAGCATGGCATCGGGAAACGCACCAGGGGGACCCGCGGGGTTTTGCTGCTGGTCGATCCGGTTGGCCGGCAGGTGCGCATGGAGATCGGCTACGATCTGGAGGGGATCTTTCCCGACGCCTTCATCGGTTATATCGAGCAGCGCCAGATGGCGCCCTTCTTTGAAGCGGGGCGCCTCGGCGCCGGGATCGAGGCAACCGCCGAACTGGTGGTCGGCAAGGCCCTTGGCGCCATTGACGAGGCTGGTTACGATCCGTCGGCCGCAGCGGGCGGTTTGGCCCACCTTTCGGGGGGCGGCGGGGCGCGCAGCGCCGTTGACATCGGCATCGGCGTGGTGGACAAGCCGCTGCTCGAGGACGCTTCGGCTTTTGGCGCCCAGTCTTCGCCGGAGCAGGCTCTGGAAGCCTATCTGGAAGTGCTTCGCGGGCACATCAAGGACCCCGGACTCGGCCTTTATTCTCCTGAAACCCAGGACTTTTTCCGCCAATGGCTGGTGACCGACGCCCAGCAGGACAATGAGCGGCGCAAGCTGGAGTCTCATATCGGTCAGGGCAAGGTTTTTCAGCATGACGGCCGGGCCGTGATCCGGTTTCCGTTGGCCGAGACGGGCGCGGCACCTTATTTTCTGGTTTGGGGCGACGGCGGCTGGATGCTCGATTTTGCATCCATGCACAAGCTGATCGGCTTCAATCATCGCAATCAGTGGCACTTGCGCAGCCTCGATCACAACTATATGTTCGGCTTTGTCGACTGGCGCTTCGATCGACACGGATTTCCCTGCGCCAAACCTTGA
- the selA gene encoding L-seryl-tRNA(Sec) selenium transferase — MLLLRNIPKVDKVLEWSDVQVLLDRYPRPVVISAVREVLGLLRGELLGGAGAESLEDNAIAARIAGTLETMNMPGLRRVINGTGVVLHTNLGRAPLAESLRDMMLDAAFGYNTLEFDLETGGRGRRATHVEKLLCQLTGAETAVVVNNNAAAVLLALSSLARNREVVVSRGELVEIGGSFRIPEVMEQSGAILREVGATNRTHPRDYRAALTAETALLLKVHTSNFAVVGFTSEVSTEEMVAIGRDAGVPVMVDAGSGTLLDLSICGLRGEKTIREYLDAGADVVSFSGDKLLGGPQAGIIVGKRSFLDPMKKHPLLRALRLDKVTLATLEGTLRLYRDEREALQRIPILRMLTVPAEELAKRATKAVRRMRRALPVAVTVTARKGFSQVGGGSFPLLEIPTTLLCVAVEGLSAQQLERRLRTRALPIIGRISQGAFLLDLRTLADTEIADIISALQSITVSA, encoded by the coding sequence GCGGCGAACTGCTTGGCGGCGCAGGCGCGGAAAGCCTCGAAGACAATGCGATCGCCGCGCGGATTGCCGGTACCCTGGAAACAATGAACATGCCCGGTTTGCGGCGCGTGATCAACGGCACCGGAGTGGTTCTGCACACAAACCTGGGTCGGGCTCCGCTGGCCGAATCGCTGCGGGATATGATGCTGGATGCGGCCTTCGGCTACAATACGCTTGAGTTCGACCTGGAAACAGGAGGACGCGGTCGCCGCGCAACCCATGTGGAGAAGTTGCTCTGCCAGCTGACCGGTGCCGAGACGGCGGTGGTGGTCAACAACAACGCGGCTGCGGTACTGCTGGCACTTTCCTCCCTCGCCCGTAACAGGGAGGTGGTGGTCTCCCGCGGGGAACTGGTGGAAATCGGCGGGTCGTTCCGTATCCCCGAGGTTATGGAACAAAGCGGTGCGATCCTGCGGGAGGTCGGCGCCACCAACCGCACCCATCCCCGGGACTATCGTGCCGCCCTGACCGCGGAAACCGCCCTGCTTCTTAAAGTGCACACCAGCAATTTCGCCGTGGTCGGCTTTACCAGCGAGGTTTCCACCGAGGAGATGGTCGCCATCGGTCGCGATGCCGGCGTACCGGTCATGGTAGACGCAGGGAGCGGCACCCTGCTGGATCTCTCTATCTGCGGACTCCGCGGTGAGAAGACCATCAGGGAATACCTCGATGCCGGTGCGGATGTGGTCAGTTTCAGCGGCGACAAACTTCTCGGCGGCCCCCAGGCCGGCATCATCGTGGGCAAGCGCAGTTTTCTGGACCCCATGAAAAAACACCCGCTGCTGCGGGCCCTGCGTCTTGACAAGGTCACCCTCGCAACGCTGGAAGGGACGCTGCGCCTGTACCGGGACGAACGCGAAGCCCTGCAGCGCATACCGATCCTGCGCATGTTGACGGTCCCGGCCGAAGAGCTTGCCAAGCGGGCCACAAAAGCCGTACGTCGCATGCGACGCGCACTGCCGGTCGCCGTAACCGTCACCGCCCGCAAGGGGTTTTCCCAGGTTGGGGGCGGCTCCTTCCCCCTGCTGGAAATCCCCACAACCCTGCTTTGCGTCGCCGTCGAAGGCCTGTCCGCCCAGCAACTGGAAAGGCGGCTGCGAACCAGGGCCCTGCCGATTATCGGCAGAATATCGCAGGGCGCCTTCCTGCTGGACCTGCGTACCCTGGCCGACACGGAGATTGCGGACATCATCAGCGCCTTGCAATCCATCACCGTCTCAGCTTGA
- a CDS encoding hemolysin family protein has protein sequence MDDDSSGNRPAFWHRLKDVLLPGRRRIRTEQELQAVIDASEEEGIINEEEGEMLHSIFEFGETIVREIMVPRTDMRCCSIDASVREVLDAIIDSGHSRIPVYQGTTDHIVGLIYAKDLLKFWGKASADIDLAGIMREPYFVPETKKIEELFKEFRTRRVHMAIAIDEYGGTSGLITIEDLIEEIVGDIQDEYDLEEDWLLPQEDDSLLVDCRLNIDEFEDYFGITISRERFDTVGGWLFHLLGRVPHRGEEIVSQGLVMTVEQCDERKIHAVRVRRDSGAETPSAP, from the coding sequence TTGGACGACGACAGTTCTGGAAACAGGCCGGCTTTCTGGCACCGCCTCAAGGATGTGTTGCTGCCGGGCCGCCGGCGGATCCGTACCGAACAGGAATTGCAGGCAGTGATCGATGCCTCGGAAGAAGAAGGCATCATCAATGAAGAAGAAGGCGAGATGCTGCATTCCATATTCGAATTCGGGGAAACCATCGTACGCGAGATCATGGTTCCCCGCACCGATATGCGCTGCTGCAGCATCGATGCTTCAGTCCGCGAGGTTCTGGATGCCATCATCGACTCCGGGCACTCCCGCATTCCTGTTTACCAGGGCACGACCGATCACATCGTGGGGCTGATCTATGCCAAGGATCTTCTCAAATTCTGGGGCAAGGCATCGGCCGATATCGATCTGGCCGGCATCATGCGCGAGCCTTACTTCGTGCCCGAAACCAAAAAGATCGAGGAGCTGTTCAAGGAATTCCGTACCCGCCGGGTACATATGGCCATTGCCATCGATGAGTACGGGGGGACTTCCGGGCTGATCACCATCGAGGATCTGATCGAAGAAATTGTCGGCGACATCCAGGACGAATACGATCTGGAGGAGGACTGGCTGTTGCCGCAGGAGGACGACAGTTTGCTGGTTGATTGCCGCCTCAATATCGATGAATTCGAGGATTATTTCGGCATCACCATCTCTCGCGAGCGGTTCGATACCGTCGGCGGGTGGTTGTTTCATCTGTTGGGAAGGGTGCCCCACCGGGGCGAGGAAATCGTTTCTCAGGGACTGGTGATGACCGTCGAACAATGTGACGAGCGTAAAATTCATGCTGTGCGTGTGCGCCGTGACAGCGGCGCCGAAACGCCTTCCGCGCCATGA
- the lnt gene encoding apolipoprotein N-acyltransferase: protein MKPRLPDTALLWAFFSGLLLALSFPRPDLAAFAWFGLVPLLLVCRERPFATGFAAGLGFFGLVLYWLNIVMVRYGQLPPLLSGVAYLLLCAYLATFFGVAIWGSRRLQTRLGVAMPLSLPVIWVAVEFVRSFFLTGFPWASLGYSQQSRLAVIQCADVFGPYGLSFLLVLANATLAGVVSWFLRRPETSFPRLALAVTLLLMAGNLAYGRYRLANDPDRREAVLRTVLVQGNIDQSRKWDPAYQRATIDVYRRLSLQPEQPAQLVVWPESAVPFFFQESGALSEQVRQVAADRNAWLLFGSPAYEDINRRRHYLNSAFLLAPDGEELGRSDKVHLVPFGEYVPLKTFLPFIDKLVVGIGEFSPGTISPLPMNGHKIGVLVCFEGIFPELAREYVRRGSDLLVNITNDAWFGRSSAPYQHLAMARFRAVENRVWLARAANTGISALIAPSGRITARTDLFETAALQGIAGLGSRPTFYNRFGDILPCVCLVTGLVWCFSAWRRRGLES, encoded by the coding sequence ATGAAACCGCGTCTCCCCGATACGGCCCTTTTGTGGGCCTTTTTTTCCGGACTATTGCTGGCCCTGTCGTTTCCCCGCCCGGACCTGGCAGCTTTTGCCTGGTTCGGGCTGGTGCCTTTGCTGCTGGTGTGCCGGGAACGGCCCTTCGCTACAGGGTTTGCCGCCGGCCTGGGGTTTTTCGGACTGGTTCTGTACTGGCTGAATATTGTCATGGTCCGCTACGGCCAGCTGCCGCCGCTTCTCTCCGGGGTCGCCTACCTGTTGTTGTGCGCCTATCTGGCGACCTTTTTCGGCGTTGCCATCTGGGGCTCCCGGCGTCTGCAGACACGCCTGGGCGTTGCCATGCCCCTGAGCCTGCCGGTCATCTGGGTGGCCGTCGAGTTCGTGCGCTCCTTCTTCCTCACCGGCTTTCCCTGGGCCAGCCTCGGTTACTCCCAGCAGAGTCGGTTGGCTGTTATTCAGTGCGCCGATGTTTTCGGGCCCTATGGCCTGAGTTTCCTGCTGGTTCTTGCCAATGCTACCCTGGCGGGAGTGGTATCATGGTTCCTGCGACGCCCGGAGACTTCGTTTCCGCGCCTTGCGCTGGCCGTCACCCTGCTGCTGATGGCGGGCAACCTGGCTTACGGCCGCTACCGGCTGGCCAATGATCCCGATCGTCGCGAAGCGGTTCTGAGGACGGTTCTGGTCCAGGGCAACATCGATCAGTCGCGGAAGTGGGATCCGGCTTACCAACGGGCGACCATCGATGTCTACCGTCGCCTGTCCCTGCAACCGGAGCAGCCGGCGCAGTTGGTGGTCTGGCCCGAAAGCGCCGTGCCGTTTTTTTTTCAGGAATCCGGTGCACTTTCGGAGCAGGTGCGGCAGGTCGCTGCCGACCGCAACGCCTGGCTGCTGTTCGGCAGTCCGGCCTATGAGGATATCAATCGACGCCGACATTATCTCAACAGCGCGTTTCTGCTGGCGCCCGATGGTGAGGAACTGGGACGTAGCGACAAGGTGCACCTGGTGCCCTTCGGAGAGTACGTGCCACTGAAAACCTTTCTGCCCTTTATCGATAAACTGGTGGTCGGGATTGGCGAGTTTTCCCCGGGGACCATCAGCCCCCTGCCGATGAACGGGCACAAGATCGGGGTGTTGGTCTGCTTCGAGGGGATTTTTCCGGAACTGGCCCGTGAATATGTGCGCCGCGGCAGCGATCTGCTGGTGAATATCACCAACGACGCCTGGTTCGGGCGTTCCTCGGCTCCATACCAGCATCTGGCCATGGCCCGCTTCCGCGCCGTGGAAAACCGCGTCTGGCTGGCACGCGCCGCCAATACCGGGATCTCGGCCCTGATTGCGCCCTCGGGACGCATCACGGCAAGGACCGATCTGTTCGAGACGGCGGCCCTGCAGGGCATTGCCGGACTTGGCAGCAGACCGACCTTTTATAACCGTTTCGGCGATATTCTGCCCTGCGTATGTCTTGTTACCGGCCTGGTCTGGTGTTTCAGCGCCTGGCGCCGCCGCGGCCTCGAAAGTTGA
- a CDS encoding manganese efflux pump MntP family protein, with protein MDMITLFGLAIALAMDAFAVALGCGLVLERLTARHLFRLGWHFGLFQAMMPVVGWLAGLTVQRWIESYDHWVAFALLAFVGGKMIREAFQDGETRASRDDPTRGMSLIMLSVATSIDALAVGLSLAIVGISVWFPALVIGMVALVMTVIGMLLGRRAGARWGRPVEIAGGVILIGIGLKILWEHTLGI; from the coding sequence ATGGATATGATCACGCTTTTCGGCCTGGCGATTGCCCTGGCCATGGACGCGTTTGCCGTGGCTCTCGGCTGCGGCCTGGTACTGGAACGGCTGACCGCCAGACATCTGTTCCGCCTCGGTTGGCACTTCGGCCTTTTTCAGGCCATGATGCCGGTTGTCGGCTGGCTGGCCGGCCTCACCGTGCAACGCTGGATCGAGAGCTACGACCACTGGGTAGCCTTCGCCCTACTGGCGTTTGTAGGCGGGAAAATGATTCGGGAGGCGTTTCAGGACGGGGAAACCCGTGCATCGCGGGATGACCCGACACGGGGCATGTCGCTTATCATGCTGTCGGTCGCGACCAGTATCGATGCCCTGGCGGTGGGCTTGTCACTGGCCATCGTCGGCATTTCGGTATGGTTTCCTGCGCTGGTCATCGGCATGGTTGCCCTGGTGATGACAGTGATCGGCATGCTGCTTGGCCGCCGGGCCGGCGCCCGCTGGGGCCGGCCCGTGGAGATTGCCGGCGGCGTCATCCTCATCGGCATCGGCCTGAAAATCCTTTGGGAGCATACGTTGGGGATCTGA
- a CDS encoding phosphatase PAP2 family protein: MILLVVLLKAWAGRGTPLEGGMPSGHAAFAFSVATTVALAPVGSVVMLLTLSLAVMIAHSRIYMGIHSVQEVLAGAMLGAGVTWVLHLCFG, translated from the coding sequence GTGATTCTGCTGGTGGTTCTGCTCAAGGCCTGGGCCGGGCGCGGCACGCCGCTTGAGGGCGGCATGCCCAGCGGTCATGCAGCCTTCGCTTTCTCCGTGGCGACCACGGTAGCACTGGCCCCGGTCGGCTCGGTGGTGATGCTCCTGACCCTGTCTCTGGCCGTTATGATCGCCCATAGTCGCATTTACATGGGGATCCACAGCGTACAGGAGGTTCTGGCCGGCGCCATGCTCGGTGCCGGGGTGACCTGGGTTCTGCACCTTTGTTTTGGCTGA
- a CDS encoding selenium metabolism-associated LysR family transcriptional regulator — translation MNLKQLEVFIAVADSGSFSRAAESAFLTQSTVSQHISSLEKEFDLKLLDRTGKGAFPTEAGKLLLEHARRILQEGRDVALALNRFRGLAEVALKIGGSNIPACYMIPDCIFSFRENYPGVVITLYQGDSRETLERLKCEEVEFALVGTTFAEKDLVFTPLAPDRISLVVPAGHRWYGKKDIAVEELLDEPLILRESGSGTGSSFRDALVRANLDPDQLNVSLCLGSNEAVKQAILNGAGISFVSELSVRKECERGELFLVAVRGMVISRHFYLVTRRGRSLSPAAEAFVDSILQRFGLE, via the coding sequence ATGAACCTGAAACAGCTTGAAGTATTCATTGCCGTTGCGGACAGCGGCAGTTTTTCCCGAGCCGCGGAATCTGCTTTTCTCACCCAGTCAACCGTCAGTCAGCACATCTCATCGCTTGAAAAAGAGTTCGATTTGAAATTGCTTGACCGGACCGGAAAGGGGGCGTTTCCCACCGAGGCCGGAAAACTGCTGCTGGAGCACGCCCGGCGCATCCTTCAGGAAGGCCGGGACGTGGCACTGGCTCTCAATCGTTTTCGGGGGCTTGCCGAGGTGGCCCTGAAAATCGGTGGCAGCAATATTCCTGCATGCTACATGATCCCGGACTGCATATTTTCCTTTCGGGAGAACTATCCCGGCGTTGTCATAACCCTTTATCAGGGTGACAGCAGGGAGACCCTTGAGCGGCTCAAGTGTGAAGAAGTGGAGTTCGCGCTGGTCGGCACCACCTTCGCTGAGAAGGATCTGGTTTTTACGCCCCTTGCTCCCGACAGGATATCCCTGGTGGTGCCGGCGGGTCATCGCTGGTACGGCAAAAAGGACATTGCCGTGGAAGAGCTTCTGGATGAGCCCCTGATTCTTCGCGAATCGGGTTCGGGAACCGGCAGTTCCTTTCGCGACGCACTGGTCAGGGCGAACCTCGATCCCGATCAACTGAACGTTTCCTTGTGTCTGGGCAGCAACGAAGCGGTCAAACAGGCCATTCTGAATGGTGCCGGCATCTCCTTTGTGTCCGAACTGTCGGTCAGAAAGGAATGCGAGCGCGGAGAACTGTTTCTTGTCGCGGTGCGGGGAATGGTCATTTCCCGGCATTTTTATCTCGTGACCCGGAGGGGGCGATCGCTTTCTCCCGCCGCCGAAGCCTTTGTCGACAGCATTTTGCAACGTTTTGGCCTGGAATAG